From the Odontesthes bonariensis isolate fOdoBon6 chromosome 9, fOdoBon6.hap1, whole genome shotgun sequence genome, the window TTATTGTTTGAAACAGAGCGGTTTGGGATGGAAGTTAGAAAGTTCTCCTGGCTGCAACTGGCATTGATGGTCCAAACCATACCGCTCTAATCAGGAGGGAAGCAACAAGAGTGTCCGATAGATTTCTTGGGATTAGTGTAATCTTACTGTTTTTTGATTCCCCAGAGGTTAGTTAATGTGGAGGGAATACTTCTACTTAAACTGCAACAGCAATGCTACTCTCAATTTGCATTTAATGTGAGAAAATATCTTGTTGCAGTTTGTAGTCTTTTGAACAGATTTTCTAAGATTCCAGTTTTGTAATAATAGATGTGTCACTCAATCATGttcatcatttgcatttataacttgaaataataaagtatctgtgttttcttcattcCCTTAGATAAAGTttaatttcacattatttcacttttattctttctctggaaaaaaaatattagctGATCAAACATTATGGAAAGAGGGCATTATTCCTCTGAAACCAGCAGTATTAATGAATAGAAGTTATAATCAGGCCCATGAATACATTCCTCGTGTTCTCTGCTGGCATCTAGTGGTGGAAAATGGTATCAACAAGGACTGTGTCAGGCCTACGAAGAGAAGGCATTTTCAAGGAGTTAGATCTTTCAGGATGCAATTGCAAAGACTATGAGTAGAATAcgtgatatatatttttttcatggaTATACAATTTGACAGATTTCTTTTCAGTTCAGTTGGGTTATTAATTGTCTTTAAAACAAGGTTTTGAGAAATATCTTAAAGAGAAGTTACTTACAGTTCCCTATTTCAAAATGCAAATTGCACCAGCAAAAATATTCAATATATCCAACAGTTTCCACTCATTCAGTCGCTTGGTCCCCCTGCCTGATGCCCCTCAGGGAAACAAGACAAAATGCCCACATTTGCTAGTTGAACTCCTTTATTCTACAAAATACATAGATCATCCATTAGGCAACATTAACCCATAATTTAATTTCAAAGATCATTGAAAATTATGATTATAATAGTGGTAAATAATTGTTTGATACTGATAAAACTCATGAGATAATATAATAACACTAAACTAATGATATGATAAGGGTATATAAAGACATCTTGATATTAATAAACATGCATGAGACACATGCGATGAAAAGTTTTACAAGTGTGGTCATAAAGATGGAAAATATTGAATTATGGTGTTCCAAACAGATGATTTCCTATAAACCTTATAGTTTAGTTTATACTAATAGCAGTTCAATGTTCAAGCTAATCACATAACTCCTGTTTTCACAGAGAGAGGCTGAACATGCAATTTTGTACAGGGATAAAGATAATTAATATAAGCAGGAATGATGATTCCATCTTCACAATGACCTTTTGGTGAGAGAAAGTAACAAGTGTTTGTAATGTGTGATCAGCTAAATAACTCACTTATGATTGTTCCTTATATGTAGATTCCTGAGCCGCTTCCTCTATACGACTCTGGCTGAATCCTTGATTTGTTATATGTTATGAAAACAGGAGTTTGTGGAACTGGATGAAAGCTGGACTGGTGGGATGCAGTGGCATTACCAGTATAAGTGGTTGAATATGGAGTGGTATTTTGGCTTATATACAAGGAGTTCCCTGGAGTGTACAGGCTGCCACCAGAGATGGAACTCCTCATAGAAGACTGGTTACCTTGATAGAACAAATATGCATTTTCAGGAGGACCTGGCTTGATCAGGGATCCATCACGTCTCATTAGTTGAGGGACATTTTGCAGAGGCATGGCAGACTGTTGTCCAATGGAACCATTGTTTTGCAGAAAATTCGGGTGTGGATATGGCGACAGGCTGGGAACACTTGAAATGGGATAATAGCTCATCAGAGTTGGTTTGCTGGGGGTTGTCCTGTAATTGAGTAAGTTAGGAGGGTACACATCAAACAAGCCTTTGTTTGAGGGCATACGACGGCAGACAAACAGCAAAGCTGAGGCAAACAGGAAGGCACCAGTCACCCAACCGATGTAGAGAGCCTCTCCTAGCTCTCTCCTCTGGGCATCAATCAGCAAAGGGTTGTAAAAATCCCTAATGATGACATGGCCTGTCCATGACACTGGAATGAAGACACAGATGCAAGCCATGAACTGCATAGTACCTGCAACCATGAGGATTATAGTTTTGACCCAATTATTTCCCTGAAAACAGGAGGTGCATCTCATCCCTGCCAGAGCCACTATCAGCCCCAGCCCCGACAAGGCTACAGAACAGCACATCAGACCCCTGGCAGCCTGGAGGTCCGGAGGCAGAAACAGCAGGGAATCGTACACCTTACACTGCATCCTGATGTTGGCTTGTCTGTAGCAGTTCATCCACAAGCCCTCCCAGCGGGTCTCCATCACAATTATGTTCTCTCCAATGAAGGCCGTCACTTTCCACATGGGCAACCCAGTTGTGGTCGCTGCACCGATCAGCCCGATCAGGCCAACACACACTGCAGCTATCTCAGAAACACCTTGAACCATTGTTCAATATCCAAGAGTCCAGCTGGTAAGTCCAAAGTTAGACTAACTAACTCCAAATCTTTAGCACATAGgaacagagacagaaaactTAATCTTGAGTGAGTGCGGTAAGGAGCTCACTCCACACAGCTTGTTTGTTGTAAGTGGCAGATTGTTATGGGAAAGATGCTTTGTGATCACCCGATTGGCTCACAGACATGGAGGTAAAGAAGACGTCTGCTTATTTTGTGTTTATGGTGTGTCAGACAATGTGGGCATATCACTGATATCAGTTTCTCCAACAGTAAACGCACAAAACAAGTCAGTAACAGATGAAAACTCTCAGGGAGGTCTTATAAGTCgctatgtttttatttttctatatttaTACGTGGTACAAAAAGCAAACATCATTACACAGTTTAGCACTACACAGCTCTTGCAATTCATGTATTGTCCACAGGGGAGCAGAGATGACCTTTATGGTCATGAAATGAGGCACAGTCCATATTACACAGTTTAAATGCATTTACCGCTTGCTTAGAACCAGAGAAATTGTTTTTGTGATTGTAACATTGTTTGAATTCTATTCAACAGTTCAACACACACTATATTTgtgcacttttttcttttttttttagatttgttaAAAACAGCACGTTGTGACTGACAGTTCTAATTGAACTTGAAGTAATTTTCTcactgaaagtgaaatgaagtgaCCAGAAATCAGATGGAGAAATAATTGAGCAGAAAGAAATATTTCAGTGCTCAAACCTTCAGAGCACTGGGGTGGCAGGTTAGTCTCAATCGCTCTGTTTTTATTCAAAGTGACTTGCAAAGTTGTATCATGACATCAGCCTATTTCCGGTACTTGTCTCTCTGCCAAAAGTTTTCTCTGAGTCCACACCCTTAGCAAGCAGTTTTATCTGCATGTCAAGTTTGTTCAGCCATTTTCATCAGTTCCCAATTAAGTGCTCCAGGACAGAAATGCTAAACTTGGACAAAAAGACTCATATCAGAATATATCCAAATATCAAGTAAAAGATTTGGCTTGTAGTGTACAAAGTCATTGTGACACACCAGCCTTAGTTTTCCCCTTTGTGTTTCATATATTATATAAGAAACTGTTTCCCATTAAAAGTTGTTAGAAGATCACACATGTGATATTTGTAAAAACCTGTTTGAGCAAACAGTTAAGACACAATAAATGGGAAACATTGACTGGGGCCAGAGCTACATGAATCAGTCATGTGACAGAAACAATATACATTTTAACAGTAATTACAAATATACTTGTATCACAAAGAGGTTAAACATTGTAATGTatgtgtgtacacacacacacatatatatatatatatatatatatatatatatatatatttcttttctttctttctcacagAATTAAGCTTATAATTACAGTGTGAGATAAAACTTGATGATTTTGATCAGAATTTAGGAAAAGTATTGGTGTTATTTTCATAACTTGCCAAACAACATACAAATATTTGCTTTCacgttatttgcattattttctctttttcttctttttttttctttaaccagAAATATAAAGATTGCACAGTCACGTCGAGCCatattgaaaagaaaatgttttgcaTATAGGGACCATCATAGTTAATGAAGACTCAAAATGCTCATAGGTAAGCGACTCCGCTGCGTACAGAGGGGTATCTGGACTGGTAGCTGTAGTTGGTTGATACTTGTCTTGACAACATGGGCTGAGGTCGCGCTTGAGGAAGCATCACCAACTGTTGAGGCTGCAGAGGCTGTAGCGGCTGCATAGGCTGTAGAGACTGGGGAGAATAGGCCCTGTAGTCTGTGTTTCTGGTGTACACGTACCTCTCTGATCCTTTGCCTTCTGACTGTATGTTACAACAGATGAATATGCATCCTCCAGCAAACAAGAAAGCAGAGGCCACCCAGCCTATGTAGAGAGCCTCTCCGAGCTCCCTGCGCTGGGCGTCAATCAGCAAGGGGTTGTAGAAGTCCCTGATGATAACATGGCCTGTCCAGGATACAGGGATAAGGACGCAAATGCAAGCCATTATAATCATGCTTCCTGCAATGATAAGGACCAGTTGCTTAGCTCTGTCATTGTTAACAATACACGATGTGCACTGCATTCCCAGCAAACTGATCAGTAATCCGAGGCCACCGAGTGCAACAGCACAGCACATCAGCCCTCTTGCGGCCTGCAGGTCCGGGGACAGGGCCAGGAGAGAGTCGTACACCTTACATTG encodes:
- the LOC142388776 gene encoding claudin-8-like; translated protein: MVQGVSEIAAVCVGLIGLIGAATTTGLPMWKVTAFIGENIIVMETRWEGLWMNCYRQANIRMQCKVYDSLLFLPPDLQAARGLMCCSVALSGLGLIVALAGMRCTSCFQGNNWVKTIILMVAGTMQFMACICVFIPVSWTGHVIIRDFYNPLLIDAQRRELGEALYIGWVTGAFLFASALLFVCRRMPSNKGLFDVYPPNLLNYRTTPSKPTLMSYYPISSVPSLSPYPHPNFLQNNGSIGQQSAMPLQNVPQLMRRDGSLIKPGPPENAYLFYQGNQSSMRSSISGGSLYTPGNSLYISQNTTPYSTTYTGNATASHQSSFHPVPQTPVFITYNKSRIQPESYRGSGSGIYI
- the cldn8.1 gene encoding claudin-8, with the translated sequence MANSALEIVGLLLTLIGLIGAAASTGMPMWRVTAFIGENIIVFETRYEGLWMNCFRQADIRMQCKVYDSLLALSPDLQAARGLMCCAVALGGLGLLISLLGMQCTSCIVNNDRAKQLVLIIAGSMIIMACICVLIPVSWTGHVIIRDFYNPLLIDAQRRELGEALYIGWVASAFLFAGGCIFICCNIQSEGKGSERYVYTRNTDYRAYSPQSLQPMQPLQPLQPQQLVMLPQARPQPMLSRQVSTNYSYQSRYPSVRSGVAYL